The proteins below are encoded in one region of Coffea arabica cultivar ET-39 chromosome 4c, Coffea Arabica ET-39 HiFi, whole genome shotgun sequence:
- the LOC113738359 gene encoding leucine-rich repeat receptor-like serine/threonine/tyrosine-protein kinase SOBIR1 yields MAFSLAKSHIIFLTFFTLILLVQSKLSLDKSDYEAISIIQKDLGIHGQRRGLECPCNSAGIVCERRISNSSVVLKVTRIVFKSEQLRGVLSPAIGRLSELKELSLPNNKLLDQIPPQIVNCQKLQVLDLRNNRLSGKVPSELSSLIDLRVLDLSSNQLSGNLRFLKHFPNLEKLSLADNLFAGKIPPSLRSFRNLRFFNISGNNLLEGPIPVPNQNGDDSLSESTEVNIVPRRYIFAENSSRSNKTSAIEPAMAPGVGSNQNSTQAPSPSTATVVHKNHKKTKKKIGAWIVGFFAGTVAGSISGFVASVVFKMLKFWIQGGDTDTSLAIFSPMIKKAEDLAFLQNEEGIARLEVIGRGGCGEVYKAELPGSNGKVIAIKKIIQPPRDAAELAEEESKALHKKMRQIKSEIQTVGQIRHRNLLPLLAHMPRPDCHYLVYEFMKNGSLQDMLQKVAAGENELDWLSRHRIALGIAAGLEYLHVNHNPRIIHRDLKPANVLLDDDMEARIADFGLAKAMPEAYTHVTSSNVVGTLGYIAPEYHQTLKFTDKCDIYSFGVLLASLVMGKLPSDEFFQETDEMNLVLWMRNVMTSEDPKRAIDPKLLGNGYEEQMLLVLKIACFCTLENPKERPNSIDIRAMLFQIKYEKR; encoded by the coding sequence ATGGCCTTCAGCCTCGCCAAATCCCACATCATTTTTCTCACCTTCTTCACTCTAATCCTTCTTGTTCAATCAAAGCTGAGTCTTGACAAATCAGACTATGAAGCAATCTCGATCATTCAAAAAGACTTGGGCATTCATGGTCAACGCCGTGGCCTAGAGTGTCCCTGCAACTCTGCTGGGATAGTCTGCGAACGGCGAATCTCAAACAGTTCAGTTGTGCTTAAAGTCACACGAATTGTTTTTAAGTCTGAGCAGTTGAGGGGAGTTTTGTCTCCTGCAATTGGTAGACTCTCTGAGCTCAAAGAGCTGTCACTGCCGAACAACAAACTTCTTGATCAAATCCCACCTCAGATTGTCAACTGTCAAAAGCTTCAAGTTCTAGACCTGCGAAACAATCGACTTTCGGGCAAAGTTCCGTCGGAGTTATCGTCCTTGATTGATCTTCGGGTTCTTGATCTCTCTTCTAATCAGCTTTCAGGAAACTTGAGATTCTTGAAACATTTTCCTAACTTGGAAAAGCTTTCTCTGGCAGATAATTTGTTTGCTGGGAAAATCCCTCCCTCTTTGAGATCTTTTCGGAATCTTCGGTTCTTCAATATTTCTGGAAACAATTTACTGGAAGGTCCTATCCCCGTCCCGAATCAAAATGGAGATGATTCCTTATCAGAGTCCACAGAAGTTAATATTGTCCCAAGACGATATATTTTTGCTGAAAATTCATCAAGGAGTAACAAGACCTCAGCAATAGAACCTGCAATGGCACCTGGGGTGGGCTCAAATCAAAACTCAACTCAAGCTCCATCACCATCCACAGCCACGGTGGTGCACAAAAATCATAAGAAGACTAAAAAGAAGATTGGAGCTTGGATTGTTGGGTTTTTTGCTGGAACTGTTGCAGGAAGTATATCAGGGTTCGTGGCATCTGTGGTTTTTAAGATGTTGAAGTTCTGGATTCAAGGAGGGGATACGGACACAAGTCTCGCAATTTTCAGTCCAATGATTAAGAAAGCTGAGGACTTGGCTTTCTTGCAAAACGAAGAAGGAATTGCAAGACTTGAAGTCATTGGTAGAGGAGGATGTGGAGAAGTATACAAAGCTGAGTTACCTGGAAGCAATGGTAAGGTGATTGCCATTAAGAAGATAATTCAACCCCCCAGAGATGCTGCGGAGCTCGCCGAAGAGGAAAGCAAGGCCTTGCATAAGAAAATGCGCCAGATCAAATCAGAAATTCAGACTGTGGGTCAAATCAGGCACAGGAATCTACTTCCTCTTTTAGCCCATATGCCGCGGCCTGACTGCCATTACCTTGTGtatgaattcatgaaaaatGGAAGCTTACAGGATATGCTGCAAAAAGTTGCAGCTGGGGAGAATGAACTAGATTGGCTGTCCAGGCACAGAATTGCTTTAGGGATTGCAGCCGGGCTTGAATATCTCCATGTGAATCATAACCCACGTATAATTCATAGGGATCTCAAGCCTGCAAACGTTCTTCTTGATGATGACATGGAAGCTCGAATTGCTGATTTCGGGCTGGCAAAAGCAATGCCAGAAGCTTACACACATGTTACATCTTCAAATGTGGTGGGGACCTTGGGATATATTGCACCAGAGTATCATCAAACACTCAAGTTCACAGACAAGTGTGACATCTACAGCTTTGGTGTCCTGCTGGCTTCTTTGGTGATGGGAAAACTCCCATCAGATGAATTTTTCCAGGAGACAGATGAAATGAATCTAGTGCTTTGGATGAGGAATGTCATGACCTCAGAGGATCCAAAGAGGGCAATCGATCCTAAGCTCTTGGGCAATGGATACGAGGAGCAGATGCTCTTAGTCCTCAAGATTGCTTGCTTTTGCACATTGGAAAATCCCAAAGAGAGGCCTAATAGCATAGATATTAGAGCtatgttatttcaaataaagtaTGAGAAACGTTAA